Below is a window of Bacteroidota bacterium DNA.
TCCCCGGGACCTAAGACATCGAGTATTATTTCACGTCCGTCTTCATGAAGTCTTGAGATTTTTACATGTCCTTCTTTTAAAAAAAATATATTTGTAGATGGTTGTTCAGGGAAGTATATCGGATGGCTTTTCTTGAAATTATTCATTGCGACCATTTTCTCGATCTTTTGCATTTCTTCGTCAGATAACCTTTCACAGAGATTGAAATTCTTTAGGTACCAAAATTTAGTCTTTTCTGACATATTAGGTCTTCCAATTTCTGAAGAACTCAGTTAGAAGTCTTACTCCAACACCCGAACCACATTTTGGAATGTAGTGACTTCCTTCGTCCATAATTGCGGTGCCGGCAATATCAAGATGCGCCCATCTATATTCTTTTTTGTTTTTAGTGGAAATGAATTTCTTGAGAAACATTGCTGCAGTTATTGTTCCTGCACCCCGGTTGCCGATATTTTTTACATCTGCGACATCACTCTTAATTTGTTTTTCGTACTCTTCAAACAATGGAAGCTGCCAAACTCGTTCGTATGTCTTTTCACCAGCGACTTTCAGTTTGGAGATTAATGCGTCATCATTACCGAGAACGGCAGTGGCATGATGCCCAAGTGCAACAACCACAGCTCCTGTTAGTGTTGCAAGGTCAATTACACATTTCGGTTTAAATGAATGAGCATAAGCGAGTGCATCAGCTAATATCAATCTTCCTTCAGCGTCGGTGTTATCGACTTCCGATGTTTTGCCGCCGTAGTGTGAAATGATGTCGCCCGGTTTCATTGCCGAACCGCTCGGCATATTCTCAGTTGCGGGTATCAAGCCAACAAGATGGATTGGGAGTTTTAATCGTGATGCTGTCTCTATTGTCCCAATAACTGCCGCAGCGCCGCTCATATCCATTTTCATCTCGGACATATTAGCCGAAGGTTTTATAGAAATTCCCCCCGAGTCGAATGTGATTCCTTTGCCTACCAAAACAACTGTATCGAGTTCCTTGTTGTTAGAATTATAATCCAAAATAATAAAGCGGGGAGGACGAGTGCTGCCGGAACTTACACCCATCAGACCTCCAAATCCTTCTTGTTTAATTTTTTTTTCGTTCCAAATCGAACATTTAAAGCCATATTTTTCTGATGATTCTTTTGCGGCTTGAGCGAGTGTTTCGGGGTAAATTTCAGAAGCTGGTGCATTAACAAGGTTACGAGCGAGTATTACTCCATCACATACTATTCTTGCTAATTTGGCGCCTTTAGAAATTAATTTCGATTTCGCTTCATCGTCGGCAAATATCGTTATCTCAGAAATATTATTGTGTTCTTCCTTTTTAAATGTAATGTATTTATCGAACTTGTATTGAGAAAGAATTGATCCTTCAACAATAGACTGAACAGTATCTTCAACAGTTCCGCTGAACCCACTAGGAAGATGGGGAAACATAATGGCAATGTGTTTGGCTTTCATCGATTTTGCTTTATTAGCTGCGGCTGCGGATGCTCTGCGAAATGTTTCAAGTGTTGTCTTACCTTGTTTTCCAACACCGACTAATATCAAACGTGGTGAAGCGATTATATTATCGGTGTAAGCAAAAGCAGTTGTTTCTTGTTTACTCTTGAAATTTTCAAGGTTTATGATTCTATCAATTTCTTTTGGGAGAATTTTTTTCAGATTTGATATTTGTTCACCGAAAATATTTTTATCCTGATAAATAAATACAGCAACAGCGTCAGCTTTTATTGTTTTTAAGTTTGATTTTAATGTTGAAGTTTTCATATTGTAACCCTGTGTTTAAAAAATTGTAAAAATAGAACACGGATATTCAGTGGTCAATATAATTTTTGGATTTCTCAATAACTTCTTTAACCATATCGTTAAGCTTCACACCAAACAATCTCGCTCCAGCCGCATTCTTGTGTCCACCGCCCCCGAATTCTTTGGCTAATTCGTTTACGGGAATATCTCCCTTTGAGCGGAAACTGATTTTTATACCATCATCCAACTCGTTAAATAATAAACCAATTTGTACTCCTTCGATGCTCATCGGATAGTTTGTAAAATTATCTGTTTCAACTTCGGTTGTTCCGGTTGCATCAAACATTTTTTGTGTGCATACGATGTAAGCAAGTTTGCCGTCGTATTCAGTTTTAGCGGTGTCGAGAACTTCACCTAATAATCGCATCCTCCCGAGTGTCCAACTTTCGTAAACTTTCGAATATACTTCAGTCGGGTCAACGCCGAAATGTAAAAGATGTGCTATGATTTGGTGGGTTTCGATATCTGTTCTCGGAAAGCGAAACGAACCGGTGTCAGTCATAATCGCTGTGTATAACGGATGGGCGATTTCGTAATCTATTATGTCGCTATCCATCGAAAGTAAAAATTTGTATAGAATTTCAGCGGTGGAAGTGGCTTCTGCATCTATCAGATAATAATCCGCAAAATCGCCGGCTTCAAGATGGTGGTCGATTATAACTTTGATTGCTTTGCTTTGCAGAACATATTGTTCCAGACTTCGAAGTCGGTCGGATTGATTAGTATCAACTACGAATATTACATCTGTATTGAGTATGATATCTTTGTGTAGATTGGAATTAAATTTTAGAATTTCATTTTTTCTATCTAAGAATTCATAAAATTTTGGAGTTTCATTATGATTAAGTATCGTGGCTGATTTACCGATCTTTCGGAGGAAGTGAGCGAGAGCGAGTTCGCAGCCGAGACTATCGCCATCGGGATTTACGTGTGAAGTGATTACGAAGTGATGATACAGCTTGATTATATCTGCTATTTTTTGAATCTCGTGCATAAAAGTTGGATTAGTATTTTATAGATTACTTAACTTCCCAGGTTTCGCCGCGGTTGAAAAGTTTTTCCAAATCACCGATACCTTTTTTTGTTGTAATATCATCAATCTGATTTTGCATCAATTGTTCATAAGTCGATTTTTCAACTGCATATACAACTCCGACCGGTCGTGGTAAATTCTGTATCCCCGACATCCCGGCAAGTATGAATGCTAACATCGGATCTTTTTCGTCGTGAAGAATCAAATCACTGGTGGTATATTTACCATCTATAAGGGATACGACTTCAGGTGTAAAACCATTTAAGCGGATTCCTTTATCTTTATTCTTTCCGAAAATTAGTGGCTTCCCGTTTTCGAGAACAACAACATTATCATCTTTTGAATCTTTTTCAGTCCACAACTCAAAAGCACCGTCGTTGAACACATTACAGTTCTGATAAATCTCAACGAAAGCCGTTCCGTTATGTGCAGCGGCTCGCTTGATTACGGTTTGCATGTGTTTGGGATCGCGATCGAGAGTACGTGAGACAAAGGTTGCCTGAGCACCCAGTGCCAACGATAACGGATTAAACGGGTGGTCGATATTTCCAAATGGAGTCGATTTTGTAACTTGCCCTTGCAGCGAGGTAGGTGAGAATTGCCCTTTCGTTAATCCATAAATTTGATTGTTGAAGAGAAGAATTTTTAAACCGGTATTCCTACGGCAAGCATGTATGAAATGATTCCCGCCGATGCTCATACCATCGCCGTCGCCGGTTGCTACCCAAACCGATAAATCGGGATGTGCTATTTTTAATCCCGATGCAATCGCAGCAGCTCTGCCGTGTATTCCGTGAAATCCGTAGGTGATCATATAGTAGGGAAAACGACTCGAGCATCCGATACCAGAAACAAAAACAGTTTTCTCTTTAGGAATTCCTAAATCAGGAAATACCCGCTGCGTTTGCGCCAGAATCGAATAATCGCCGCAGCCCGGGCACCATCGAACATCCTGATCCGATTGAAAATCTTTTGTTGTATATATTGGTATTGTATTCATATTATCCTCTTTTAATCATTTCATCAATTTTATTTTCAATCTCGACAGCACTGAATGGTAAGCCGCGTACTAAATTAAAACCGACAGCATCCACTAAATATTTATCGCGTAGAATTTTTATCAACTGACCGAGATTAATTTCAGGGACAAGTATTTGTTTGAAGTTTTTCAAAATCTCCCCGATGTTTTTTTGCAAAGGATTTATATATTTCAAATGCAGGTGCGAAACTGATAATCCTTCGTTACGTTTGGTTTCTACTGCATTGTGAACAGCACCGTAAGTACTGCCCCAACTTACAACTAATAAGTCGCCGGATTCATCGCCCACAAGTTTAGCGGGTGGGATATCGTTTGTAATGTTGTTAATTTTTTCTGCACGAGTTGTTATCATCAAATGATGATTGTCGGGGTCATAACTAATATTACCGGTGATGTTTTCTTTCTCAAGTCCGCCGATACGATGTTCGAGTCCGGGTGTGCCTGGAATCGCCCACATCCGCGCTAATGTTTGAGGATCGCGTTTGTAAGGTGCGAATCCTTCAAGGTTTGTTACAAAGGTGGGAGATAGATCGGGAAGTTCAGAAATTCTTGGAATCAACCATGGCTCGGCACCGTTTGCGATATAACCATCCGTGAGAACAATTACAGGAGTCATATACTTTAATGCGATTCGTGCAGCCTCGAAGGTTGTGTCGAAACAATCGGTCGGTGAACAGGCAGCGAATACAGGAATGGGTGCTTCACCGTTTCTACCGTAAACTGCT
It encodes the following:
- a CDS encoding cyclic nucleotide-binding domain-containing protein gives rise to the protein MSEKTKFWYLKNFNLCERLSDEEMQKIEKMVAMNNFKKSHPIYFPEQPSTNIFFLKEGHVKISRLHEDGREIILDVLGPGEIFGELSLIDDEGRKEIAGEPFRALNSMNFVP
- a CDS encoding leucyl aminopeptidase, with protein sequence MKTSTLKSNLKTIKADAVAVFIYQDKNIFGEQISNLKKILPKEIDRIINLENFKSKQETTAFAYTDNIIASPRLILVGVGKQGKTTLETFRRASAAAANKAKSMKAKHIAIMFPHLPSGFSGTVEDTVQSIVEGSILSQYKFDKYITFKKEEHNNISEITIFADDEAKSKLISKGAKLARIVCDGVILARNLVNAPASEIYPETLAQAAKESSEKYGFKCSIWNEKKIKQEGFGGLMGVSSGSTRPPRFIILDYNSNNKELDTVVLVGKGITFDSGGISIKPSANMSEMKMDMSGAAAVIGTIETASRLKLPIHLVGLIPATENMPSGSAMKPGDIISHYGGKTSEVDNTDAEGRLILADALAYAHSFKPKCVIDLATLTGAVVVALGHHATAVLGNDDALISKLKVAGEKTYERVWQLPLFEEYEKQIKSDVADVKNIGNRGAGTITAAMFLKKFISTKNKKEYRWAHLDIAGTAIMDEGSHYIPKCGSGVGVRLLTEFFRNWKT
- a CDS encoding bifunctional oligoribonuclease/PAP phosphatase NrnA; translated protein: MHEIQKIADIIKLYHHFVITSHVNPDGDSLGCELALAHFLRKIGKSATILNHNETPKFYEFLDRKNEILKFNSNLHKDIILNTDVIFVVDTNQSDRLRSLEQYVLQSKAIKVIIDHHLEAGDFADYYLIDAEATSTAEILYKFLLSMDSDIIDYEIAHPLYTAIMTDTGSFRFPRTDIETHQIIAHLLHFGVDPTEVYSKVYESWTLGRMRLLGEVLDTAKTEYDGKLAYIVCTQKMFDATGTTEVETDNFTNYPMSIEGVQIGLLFNELDDGIKISFRSKGDIPVNELAKEFGGGGHKNAAGARLFGVKLNDMVKEVIEKSKNYIDH
- a CDS encoding 2-oxoacid:ferredoxin oxidoreductase subunit beta; translation: MNTIPIYTTKDFQSDQDVRWCPGCGDYSILAQTQRVFPDLGIPKEKTVFVSGIGCSSRFPYYMITYGFHGIHGRAAAIASGLKIAHPDLSVWVATGDGDGMSIGGNHFIHACRRNTGLKILLFNNQIYGLTKGQFSPTSLQGQVTKSTPFGNIDHPFNPLSLALGAQATFVSRTLDRDPKHMQTVIKRAAAHNGTAFVEIYQNCNVFNDGAFELWTEKDSKDDNVVVLENGKPLIFGKNKDKGIRLNGFTPEVVSLIDGKYTTSDLILHDEKDPMLAFILAGMSGIQNLPRPVGVVYAVEKSTYEQLMQNQIDDITTKKGIGDLEKLFNRGETWEVK